From one Thermoplasmatales archaeon genomic stretch:
- the gyrA gene encoding DNA gyrase subunit A yields the protein MKTSYLDYSMSVIIGRALPDVRDGLKPVHRRILYSMNEMGLRHNKPYRKSARIVGDVLGKYHPHGDKAVYDALVRMAQPFSMRYPLIDGQGNFGSIDGDEPAAMRYTEARLTRISEEMLKDIDKDTVTWRDNFDSTLKEPEFLPSLLPNLLVNGSTGIAVGMATEIPPHNLNEIVDAIMAIIDNPDITIEELFKYVRGPDFPTGGIVYGRNAILNAYKNGQGIIKIRAKTKIEEDSIIINELPYGVNKSKLIKDIANLVKKGKIEGIAELRDESDRSGLRIFIRVKKGIDAEVVMNQLFKHTQLEKSYGILNIAIVDGIPKILNLKEMILEYIKHRKNIITKRCEYELKKAEERKHILEGLAKALENIDTIVDIIKKSKDSKEAMENLIKEFNFSQIQTKEIISMPLSKLTSFETDEIKKEKIEKENEVEKLKKILGDENEIYKIIKEELSYLKKMYGDERRTEIVEEMGEFDREDFIPEENVVIILTDRGYIKRVKLDDYKRQRRGGKGILGMRVKEEDAVYKTVISSTHDILFFFSSDGKIYKKKAYEIPPGDRYSKGRAIANILQSNEIREILPVKSFDDYLVFATKKGIVKKTSLKKFINIRRNGLIAIKLKDDEIIGVKILKENDKIVLSTKNGYACVFNEKDIRAMGRNARGVRGIKLRDGDEVISLEIGKDDLLTVTEKGYGKRTSISEYRTTKRGAKGVITIKIIEKNGKVVSVLSVKDEDEILISTSQGMVERIKVSDIRKQGRNTIGVRLMKLDEGDKIRSVSKINF from the coding sequence ATGAAAACTTCTTACCTAGACTACTCAATGAGTGTAATAATAGGAAGAGCCTTGCCAGATGTTAGAGATGGGTTAAAGCCAGTTCATAGGAGAATACTATACTCAATGAATGAAATGGGTTTGAGGCATAACAAGCCCTACAGAAAATCAGCGAGAATAGTTGGAGATGTTCTTGGTAAATATCATCCTCACGGTGACAAGGCAGTTTATGATGCATTGGTGAGAATGGCTCAACCTTTTTCAATGAGATACCCTCTTATAGATGGGCAGGGAAACTTTGGAAGCATTGACGGCGATGAACCGGCGGCGATGAGATATACGGAGGCAAGGCTTACGAGAATAAGTGAGGAAATGCTTAAGGACATAGATAAGGATACTGTTACATGGCGAGATAATTTTGATAGCACCTTAAAAGAGCCTGAATTTTTGCCATCTCTATTGCCAAATCTGCTTGTAAATGGCTCAACTGGAATAGCGGTTGGGATGGCAACTGAAATTCCACCCCATAACTTAAATGAGATTGTTGACGCAATAATGGCAATAATTGATAATCCTGATATAACAATTGAAGAATTATTTAAATATGTAAGAGGGCCGGATTTTCCAACAGGGGGGATAGTTTATGGAAGGAATGCAATATTGAATGCTTACAAAAATGGGCAAGGTATCATAAAAATAAGGGCAAAAACAAAAATTGAGGAGGACAGCATAATAATAAATGAACTTCCATATGGGGTAAATAAATCAAAATTGATTAAAGATATTGCAAATTTGGTTAAAAAGGGAAAAATAGAAGGAATTGCTGAATTGAGAGATGAGTCAGATAGAAGCGGATTAAGGATATTTATAAGAGTTAAAAAGGGTATTGATGCTGAGGTTGTGATGAATCAACTTTTCAAGCATACACAGCTTGAAAAGTCATATGGAATTTTAAACATTGCAATTGTAGATGGTATTCCAAAAATATTGAATTTGAAAGAGATGATTCTTGAGTATATAAAACACAGAAAAAATATAATAACAAAGAGATGTGAATATGAGCTTAAAAAAGCGGAAGAAAGAAAGCATATTCTTGAAGGACTTGCAAAAGCACTTGAAAATATAGATACCATAGTTGATATTATAAAAAAATCAAAAGATAGTAAGGAGGCGATGGAAAATCTGATAAAAGAGTTTAATTTTTCTCAAATACAGACAAAAGAGATTATATCTATGCCACTGTCAAAATTAACTTCTTTTGAAACAGATGAAATAAAGAAGGAAAAGATTGAGAAGGAAAATGAGGTTGAGAAGCTTAAAAAAATTCTTGGAGATGAGAATGAGATATATAAAATAATTAAGGAAGAACTTTCTTATTTAAAAAAGATGTATGGTGATGAAAGGAGAACTGAAATAGTTGAGGAGATGGGTGAATTTGATAGAGAAGATTTTATTCCCGAAGAAAATGTTGTTATAATTTTAACTGATAGAGGGTATATCAAGAGGGTGAAACTGGATGATTATAAAAGGCAGAGGAGAGGGGGAAAGGGAATTCTGGGGATGAGGGTAAAGGAAGAAGACGCAGTTTATAAAACAGTTATCTCATCAACACATGATATATTATTTTTCTTTTCATCTGATGGAAAAATATATAAGAAGAAGGCCTATGAAATTCCTCCAGGAGATAGATATTCAAAGGGAAGGGCAATAGCAAATATACTTCAATCAAATGAAATAAGAGAAATTTTACCTGTAAAAAGTTTTGATGATTACCTCGTCTTTGCTACAAAAAAAGGAATTGTTAAGAAAACATCTCTTAAAAAATTCATAAATATAAGGAGAAATGGATTGATTGCAATAAAACTTAAGGATGATGAAATCATAGGTGTTAAAATTTTAAAGGAAAATGATAAAATAGTTTTATCAACAAAAAATGGATATGCATGTGTTTTTAATGAAAAGGATATCAGGGCAATGGGAAGAAATGCAAGAGGGGTAAGAGGAATAAAATTAAGGGATGGTGACGAAGTTATATCTCTTGAAATAGGAAAAGATGATTTACTTACAGTAACTGAAAAAGGATACGGAAAGAGAACAAGTATAAGCGAGTATAGGACGACAAAAAGAGGGGCTAAAGGAGTAATTACAATAAAAATTATTGAGAAAAATGGTAAGGTGGTGAGTGTTTTATCTGTAAAGGATGAGGATGAAATTTTAATATCCACTTCTCAGGGAATGGTTGAGAGAATAAAGGTTTCAGATATAAGAAAGCAGGGAAGAAACACAATCGGAGTAAGATTGATGAAGCTGGATGAGGGGGATAAAATAAGGAGTGTATCCAAAATAAACTTTTAA
- the gatD gene encoding Glu-tRNA(Gln) amidotransferase subunit GatD, translating into MVEPGDLVEIRKGEKIYKGIVMPHHSFSGKNIMVIKLENGYNVGINIKGCEIKLIEKGRKKEIEKRETPYSEGKPEIAIIGTGGTIASYVDYETGAVHPATTAEEIAMSAPEIFEICNIEAKILFQKFSENIKPKDWRRIAREVAKFLNYGKKGVIVTHGTDTMCYTSAALAFMLKNLSGPVVFTGSQRSSDRPSSDAFLNLISSAKVATTDLGEVVVVMHRNISGEIAIHRATKVRKMHSSRRDAFVSINSKPIGYVEENVIFNQPYNRIKEGKVKVKDGLNENVCLIYYYPGMRKEYFERITDGKDGVVIAGTGLGHVNDEIIKSIKKITSKGIPVVMTTQCLWGSVNLNVYATGRKLIKAGVIDGKDMLPEVAYIKLMWVLKNEKNVKEAMQSNIAGEISEKRSVDDFLSK; encoded by the coding sequence ATGGTTGAGCCAGGTGATTTGGTTGAGATAAGGAAAGGCGAAAAAATTTATAAAGGTATTGTTATGCCTCATCACTCTTTTAGCGGGAAGAATATAATGGTTATAAAACTTGAAAATGGATATAATGTTGGAATAAATATTAAGGGATGCGAGATAAAACTGATAGAAAAAGGGAGGAAAAAAGAAATTGAAAAAAGAGAAACTCCTTATTCAGAAGGAAAACCAGAAATTGCAATAATTGGAACAGGAGGGACAATAGCAAGTTATGTTGATTATGAAACTGGTGCGGTGCATCCCGCAACAACAGCTGAAGAAATTGCAATGAGCGCGCCAGAAATATTTGAAATATGTAATATAGAAGCAAAGATATTGTTTCAGAAATTCAGTGAAAATATAAAGCCAAAGGATTGGAGAAGAATAGCAAGGGAAGTTGCTAAATTTTTAAATTATGGAAAAAAAGGAGTCATAGTTACACATGGGACAGATACAATGTGCTATACTTCAGCCGCTCTTGCTTTCATGCTTAAAAATTTAAGCGGACCCGTTGTATTCACCGGCTCTCAGCGCTCTTCTGATAGACCGAGCAGTGATGCATTCCTTAATCTTATTTCCTCAGCAAAAGTTGCAACAACTGATTTGGGAGAAGTTGTTGTTGTTATGCATAGAAACATATCTGGGGAAATAGCAATTCATAGAGCAACAAAAGTAAGGAAAATGCATTCCTCGCGGAGAGATGCTTTTGTTTCAATAAATTCAAAGCCAATTGGTTATGTTGAAGAAAATGTAATTTTTAACCAGCCATATAATAGAATAAAAGAAGGAAAAGTTAAAGTTAAGGATGGATTAAATGAAAATGTATGCCTTATTTATTATTATCCTGGGATGAGGAAAGAATATTTTGAGAGAATAACAGATGGAAAAGATGGAGTTGTTATTGCTGGCACAGGACTGGGGCATGTAAATGATGAAATAATAAAGTCAATAAAAAAAATAACTTCAAAAGGAATTCCTGTTGTTATGACAACTCAATGTTTATGGGGAAGTGTAAATTTAAATGTTTATGCTACTGGAAGGAAGTTGATTAAAGCAGGGGTTATTGATGGAAAGGATATGCTTCCAGAAGTAGCATATATAAAACTGATGTGGGTTTTAAAAAATGAGAAAAATGTAAAGGAGGCAATGCAAAGTAATATTGCGGGAGAAATATCAGAGAAAAGAAGCGTTGATGATTTCCTGAGTAAATGA
- the gyrB gene encoding DNA topoisomerase (ATP-hydrolyzing) subunit B — translation MVAEEYGIDKIKVLDGLEAVRKRPAMYIGSTDERGLHHLVEEVVDNSVDEAIAGYCNKIDVVIHRDGSISVEDNGRGIPAEIHAEYGLSGIEVVMTKLHAGGKFEKGAYKVAGGLHGVGVSVVNALSEWLEVEVRRNGKIYRQRYHRGKPFKPVEIVGEANETGTKVSFLPDAEIFGNLAFDYHTIRRRLQEIAFLNRDLRIRIFDERDGREDVFQYKGGICEFIEHLNKNKNSIHPVIYFNGKREDVEIEIAFQYNDGYTENILTFVNNINTKEGGTHLSGFRSALTRVLNEYGKKNFFKNNETFNGEDVREGLTAIIACKIENPQFEGQTKTKLGNSEVKGIVETMFYEKLMAYLEENPSIARKIIEKVLQTARAREAARKAKELARKKNYIESLTLPGKLADCVEDDPDKCELFIVEGDSAGGSAKQGRDRKFQAILPLKGKILNVEKSTFEKLLGNEEIKAMISAIGTGIGNEFDIRKINYKKIIIMTDADVDGAHIRTLLLTFFFRYMRELIENGYIYIAQPPLYRIKKGSEEYYAYSEEEMRNIAGNGATIQRYKGLGEMNPEQLWETTMNPSKRILKKVEIEDAIKANEIFTILMGKNVEERREFIKKHAKEVMNLDI, via the coding sequence ATGGTAGCGGAAGAATATGGAATAGATAAGATTAAAGTACTTGATGGCTTAGAGGCGGTCAGGAAAAGACCAGCAATGTATATTGGCTCAACAGATGAAAGAGGGCTCCATCATTTAGTTGAGGAAGTTGTTGATAATTCTGTTGATGAGGCAATTGCTGGATACTGCAATAAAATAGATGTTGTAATCCATAGGGATGGAAGTATAAGCGTTGAAGATAATGGAAGAGGAATTCCAGCAGAAATACATGCTGAATACGGGCTATCAGGAATAGAAGTGGTTATGACAAAGCTCCATGCGGGAGGAAAGTTTGAAAAAGGGGCGTATAAGGTGGCGGGCGGACTGCATGGGGTGGGGGTGAGTGTGGTTAATGCTCTTTCTGAATGGCTTGAAGTGGAAGTAAGAAGGAATGGGAAAATTTACAGGCAGCGCTATCATAGGGGGAAGCCATTTAAGCCAGTTGAAATTGTTGGAGAGGCAAATGAAACTGGAACAAAAGTTTCTTTTCTGCCAGACGCAGAAATTTTTGGAAATCTTGCATTTGATTATCATACAATCCGGAGAAGATTGCAGGAAATAGCATTTTTGAATAGGGATTTAAGAATAAGAATTTTTGATGAGAGGGATGGAAGAGAAGATGTTTTTCAATATAAGGGAGGAATTTGTGAATTTATTGAACATTTGAACAAGAATAAAAATTCAATTCATCCAGTGATTTATTTTAATGGAAAAAGAGAGGATGTGGAAATTGAAATAGCATTTCAATATAATGATGGCTATACAGAAAATATATTAACATTTGTGAATAACATAAATACAAAAGAAGGAGGAACACATTTATCTGGCTTTAGATCAGCTCTTACAAGAGTTTTGAATGAATATGGCAAAAAGAATTTTTTCAAAAACAATGAAACATTTAATGGAGAGGATGTGAGGGAGGGTTTAACTGCTATAATAGCATGCAAAATTGAAAATCCCCAGTTTGAAGGGCAGACAAAAACAAAGCTGGGAAATAGTGAGGTAAAGGGAATTGTTGAAACAATGTTTTATGAAAAATTGATGGCCTATCTTGAGGAAAATCCATCGATTGCAAGGAAAATAATAGAAAAAGTTTTACAGACAGCAAGGGCGAGGGAGGCGGCGAGAAAAGCAAAAGAACTTGCAAGGAAAAAAAATTATATTGAGTCATTAACTTTGCCAGGCAAACTGGCGGACTGTGTTGAGGATGACCCGGATAAATGCGAGCTTTTCATAGTAGAAGGGGATTCTGCTGGTGGTTCTGCGAAGCAGGGGCGAGATAGAAAGTTTCAGGCAATTCTGCCGTTGAAGGGTAAAATATTGAATGTTGAGAAATCAACTTTTGAAAAGTTGCTCGGAAATGAGGAAATAAAGGCAATGATCTCTGCCATCGGAACTGGCATAGGAAATGAATTTGATATAAGGAAAATAAATTACAAAAAGATCATCATAATGACTGATGCGGATGTTGATGGTGCTCACATAAGAACGCTTCTTCTTACATTCTTCTTCAGATATATGCGGGAGCTAATTGAGAACGGATATATTTACATTGCACAGCCACCCCTTTACAGAATTAAGAAAGGAAGTGAGGAATACTATGCATACAGTGAAGAGGAAATGAGGAATATAGCAGGCAATGGAGCAACCATACAGCGCTATAAAGGTCTGGGAGAAATGAACCCAGAGCAGTTATGGGAAACAACAATGAATCCTTCGAAGAGAATACTGAAAAAAGTTGAAATAGAAGATGCAATAAAAGCAAATGAAATATTTACAATTCTGATGGGTAAAAATGTTGAGGAAAGAAGGGAATTCATAAAAAAGCATGCAAAGGAAGTGATGAACCTTGATATCTGA